The Candidatus Kryptonium sp. genome contains a region encoding:
- a CDS encoding citrate synthase: MSQAQTTQPTYVKGLENVIANQTKLCFIDGKRSKLLYLGYDIADLAEHSNFEEVAFLLWNYRLPKKNEYDEFVKSIRAEYDIPEELITVMKLMPKDSDPMDVLRTSVSFLGLFDPEKNDNSFEANRRKALRLTAKFPTIVAAWEQIRNGKEPIKPNKEFNIATNFLYMLKGEKPDELYAKIMDVALILHAEHEMNASTFSARVTISTLTDMYSAVTSAIGTLKGPLHGGANREVMKYLLEIGELSKVDDFVKKAIEEKKKLEGFGHRVYKSMDPRAIILKKYSKMLGEKLGDTKWYEMSARIEELWVKEYGEKGVWPNVDFYSASVYYYMGIPLDLYTPIFAVSRITGWTAHILEQLADNRIYRPRAEYIGPMDQTYIPIDQR, from the coding sequence ATGTCTCAGGCACAAACAACACAACCAACCTATGTAAAGGGGCTGGAAAATGTAATAGCAAATCAAACCAAGCTTTGTTTCATTGATGGCAAAAGAAGCAAATTGCTTTATCTTGGCTATGACATTGCGGATCTTGCTGAGCATTCAAATTTTGAAGAAGTTGCATTTCTTTTGTGGAACTATCGCTTGCCTAAAAAGAATGAATATGATGAATTCGTTAAATCAATCCGCGCTGAATATGATATTCCAGAGGAACTTATCACTGTTATGAAACTTATGCCGAAGGATTCCGATCCGATGGATGTCTTGAGAACATCTGTTTCATTTCTTGGTTTGTTTGACCCTGAAAAGAATGACAATTCTTTTGAAGCAAACAGAAGAAAAGCGCTTCGCCTCACTGCGAAGTTTCCAACGATAGTTGCAGCATGGGAGCAAATAAGAAATGGGAAGGAGCCCATTAAACCGAACAAGGAATTTAACATCGCAACCAATTTCCTTTACATGCTTAAAGGTGAAAAGCCAGATGAGCTTTATGCGAAAATTATGGATGTTGCTTTGATCTTGCACGCTGAACATGAAATGAATGCTTCAACATTTTCAGCAAGGGTTACGATTTCAACTTTGACAGATATGTATTCAGCGGTTACATCAGCGATTGGTACTTTGAAAGGACCTTTACACGGTGGGGCAAACAGAGAGGTTATGAAATATCTACTTGAGATCGGTGAACTTTCAAAGGTTGATGATTTTGTTAAGAAAGCAATTGAAGAAAAGAAAAAGCTTGAAGGATTTGGTCACAGGGTATACAAATCAATGGATCCGAGAGCAATTATATTGAAGAAATATTCAAAAATGCTTGGTGAAAAACTTGGCGATACGAAATGGTATGAGATGTCCGCAAGGATTGAGGAACTTTGGGTGAAGGAATATGGAGAGAAAGGCGTTTGGCCAAATGTTGATTTTTATTCTGCCTCGGTTTATTATTATATGGGTATTCCACTTGATCTTTACACTCCAATTTTTGCTGTGAGCCGAATAACTGGATGGACTGCTCATATTCTTGAGCAACTTGCGGATAACAGAATCTATAGACCAAGGGCTGAATACATCGGTCCGATGGATCAAACTTATATTCCAATTGATCAGCGTTAA
- a CDS encoding family 10 glycosylhydrolase: MRKFLALVFFLNAFNYFVLSGEKPKMLWFDATANFELLGSHAGIVKVLDKCVEVGITDIIVDVKPISGEVLYDSKYAPKMKTWGNYTRPDTFDFVNTIINEARKRNLKVHLALNVFCEGHNYHDRGVVYWKHPEWATVIYTKDGFIPITQQKHKYSAMVNPALEQVQEYELKIIEEIVKNFNIDGIVLDRVRYDGIYADFSDSSRVKFEKWLGKKIKFPDDIFKIKGDSIVRGRYFKEWIKWRAMIIKDFFKKAREVVKRTKPNVLFGDYAGSWYLTYYELGVNWASEKFKPEFDWATPDYNKTGYAELLDFLCSGLYFYEVTKEEVEAKNKIDASKLTEPGMKPVKQVWYSVEGSAELAKKVTMGVVPVYGSLYVEQYKGEPERFKKAVEMAFNKTDGIMIFDLVHIENYKWWDILKEIFKKS; encoded by the coding sequence ATGAGAAAATTTTTAGCGCTTGTCTTTTTTCTTAACGCTTTCAATTATTTTGTTTTATCTGGGGAAAAGCCGAAAATGTTATGGTTTGATGCAACTGCAAATTTTGAACTGCTCGGAAGCCATGCTGGAATTGTCAAAGTTCTTGACAAGTGTGTTGAGGTTGGGATTACGGATATAATTGTTGATGTCAAACCGATATCTGGCGAAGTCCTTTACGATAGCAAATACGCACCAAAAATGAAAACCTGGGGCAACTACACCAGACCTGACACATTTGATTTTGTAAATACAATTATAAATGAAGCGAGGAAAAGAAATTTGAAAGTTCATTTAGCTTTAAATGTATTTTGTGAAGGGCATAATTATCACGACCGAGGAGTTGTTTATTGGAAGCATCCAGAATGGGCAACGGTTATTTACACGAAAGATGGATTCATACCGATAACACAGCAAAAGCACAAATACTCGGCGATGGTTAATCCAGCACTTGAGCAGGTCCAAGAATATGAGCTGAAAATAATTGAAGAGATAGTGAAAAATTTTAACATAGATGGAATTGTTCTTGACAGAGTAAGGTATGATGGGATTTATGCCGATTTTAGCGATTCTTCACGAGTGAAGTTTGAGAAATGGCTTGGTAAAAAAATCAAATTTCCAGACGACATATTCAAAATCAAGGGAGACAGCATAGTTAGGGGGAGATATTTTAAAGAGTGGATTAAATGGAGGGCAATGATTATCAAAGATTTCTTCAAAAAGGCAAGGGAAGTGGTCAAACGAACAAAGCCAAATGTTTTGTTCGGTGATTATGCTGGCTCGTGGTATTTGACATATTATGAGCTTGGAGTTAACTGGGCAAGCGAGAAATTTAAACCTGAGTTTGATTGGGCAACACCAGATTATAACAAAACCGGATACGCAGAATTGCTGGATTTCCTATGTTCAGGACTTTACTTTTATGAAGTAACAAAAGAAGAAGTTGAGGCAAAGAACAAAATAGATGCTTCAAAACTTACAGAGCCGGGAATGAAACCAGTCAAACAAGTTTGGTATTCAGTTGAAGGTTCGGCTGAACTTGCCAAAAAAGTGACGATGGGAGTTGTCCCAGTTTATGGGAGCTTATATGTTGAACAGTATAAGGGAGAACCAGAAAGATTTAAAAAAGCAGTGGAAATGGCTTTTAATAAGACCGATGGAATAATGATTTTTGACCTCGTTCATATTGAGAACTATAAATGGTGGGACATTTTAAAAGAAATTTTCAAAAAAAGTTAA
- a CDS encoding amidohydrolase family protein, with translation MKIFYAKYILPVTSEIIEDGAVVVDGRKIIDFGNREEIDARYKGIERKIDLKNALIMPGFVNAHTHLELSGVKIKIDDIKNFRDWLYQIVRQRRKLFDVEGGVRKIKFFKFLLEKHWKMKVKRRINEIINSGTIAIGDISNTGKLITTLLRVPVKIHIFIELISFIEEKGIEFFNLVKDLVMDVREVARRYGLEREFRISLSPHAPYSVSKTLFKLIKNFNENLKTSVHVSEVIDEVEFIRNGTGFFRDFLIERNSFDYSWSPPGVSPVKYLDQIGFVDENTLAVHCVNVDDEDIEILSQRNVSVCTCPRSNFFLKVGKAPVRKFIDNGINVCLGTDSIASNRDLNILKELRFAREFYRDVSDEELIKIATINGAKALGFGDICGSIEKGKDADLVYFIIPNDLEKSEIYNFIFQANVCGRLI, from the coding sequence ATGAAAATTTTTTATGCCAAATATATCTTGCCTGTGACTTCTGAAATAATTGAAGATGGTGCAGTTGTCGTTGACGGAAGGAAGATCATTGATTTTGGAAATCGCGAAGAAATTGATGCGAGATATAAGGGAATTGAGAGGAAAATTGACCTTAAAAATGCGCTGATAATGCCAGGGTTCGTAAATGCGCATACACATCTTGAGCTATCGGGTGTGAAAATTAAAATTGATGATATTAAAAACTTTAGAGATTGGTTATATCAAATTGTCAGACAAAGGCGAAAATTGTTTGATGTTGAAGGAGGCGTGAGGAAAATAAAATTTTTTAAATTTTTGCTTGAAAAACATTGGAAAATGAAGGTAAAGCGAAGAATTAACGAAATTATAAATTCAGGAACGATCGCGATCGGGGATATTTCAAACACAGGCAAATTGATAACAACGCTTCTTAGGGTGCCCGTGAAAATTCATATTTTTATTGAACTAATTTCATTTATTGAGGAAAAGGGAATAGAATTTTTCAATCTTGTAAAGGACCTCGTTATGGATGTGCGGGAAGTTGCAAGAAGATATGGATTGGAAAGAGAGTTTAGAATTTCTTTATCACCACATGCGCCATATTCCGTTTCAAAAACTTTATTCAAATTGATAAAAAATTTCAACGAGAATTTAAAAACGAGCGTTCATGTTAGTGAGGTTATTGACGAAGTTGAATTCATAAGGAACGGAACCGGCTTCTTTCGGGATTTCTTGATTGAAAGAAATAGCTTTGATTATTCTTGGAGTCCACCGGGGGTTTCCCCTGTTAAGTATCTTGATCAAATTGGTTTTGTTGACGAGAATACGCTTGCTGTGCATTGTGTAAATGTTGATGACGAAGATATTGAAATTTTGAGCCAAAGAAATGTAAGTGTGTGCACTTGTCCAAGAAGTAACTTCTTTTTAAAGGTTGGCAAAGCGCCAGTCAGAAAGTTCATTGATAATGGAATAAATGTTTGCCTTGGGACAGATAGCATCGCAAGTAATCGCGATTTGAACATTTTAAAAGAGTTAAGATTTGCTCGTGAGTTTTACAGAGATGTAAGCGATGAAGAACTTATAAAAATTGCAACTATAAACGGAGCAAAAGCACTTGGCTTTGGGGACATCTGTGGTAGCATAGAGAAAGGAAAAGATGCAGACCTTGTTTATTTCATCATCCCGAACGATTTAGAGAAGAGCGAGATTTACAATTTTATATTTCAAGCAAATGTGTGTGGAAGGTTGATTTAA
- the dprA gene encoding DNA-processing protein DprA: MNVDVRHILKLTTIPGIGSGRIRNLVNYFKDTELIFKAPLTELVKVEGIDKGLAKRIIEMRNQNSKFIDEQLSKAEKVGTRILTLWDSDYPDLLRKIYDPPVVLFVRGNLIEKDKYSIAIVGTRTPTPYGKIICERFAVELTKINLTIISGFARGIDTIAHTSALKSGGRTIAVLGSGVDYIYPPENRKIVESVISNGAIVSEFPMGTKPDAMNFPRRNRIISGMSLGVLIIETSKTGGAMITAEFANDQNREVFAVPGNIDSVKSQGTNFLIKQNKAKLVENVEDIIEEIRPLIQPILKSEPPKPKVELNVFEAKILDVLSSTEPMHVDKIAELSGLSVTDTLVHLLSLEFKDLVRQLPGKLFIKNLN; encoded by the coding sequence ATGAATGTTGATGTAAGACATATTTTAAAACTAACCACGATCCCAGGAATAGGTTCAGGACGTATAAGAAATCTTGTAAATTATTTCAAAGACACCGAGCTTATCTTTAAAGCGCCACTTACAGAATTAGTTAAAGTGGAAGGCATAGACAAAGGACTTGCTAAAAGAATCATTGAAATGAGAAACCAAAATTCAAAATTCATAGACGAGCAACTTTCAAAAGCTGAAAAAGTTGGGACAAGAATTTTAACACTTTGGGATTCTGATTATCCAGATCTTTTAAGAAAAATTTATGATCCACCTGTTGTTCTTTTTGTGCGCGGAAATTTGATTGAAAAAGATAAGTATTCAATTGCGATAGTTGGGACAAGGACACCAACGCCTTATGGAAAAATAATCTGCGAGAGGTTTGCTGTTGAGTTGACGAAAATCAATTTGACAATCATAAGCGGTTTTGCGAGAGGAATTGATACAATCGCGCATACTTCTGCGTTGAAATCTGGTGGTAGAACAATTGCGGTTCTCGGTTCCGGTGTTGATTATATCTATCCGCCTGAAAATAGAAAGATCGTTGAGAGCGTTATATCAAACGGTGCGATCGTTTCTGAATTTCCCATGGGGACAAAGCCAGATGCAATGAATTTTCCGAGAAGAAATAGAATCATAAGTGGAATGTCACTTGGAGTTTTAATAATTGAGACGAGTAAAACTGGAGGTGCGATGATAACAGCTGAATTTGCGAATGATCAAAATCGTGAGGTCTTTGCGGTTCCCGGAAACATTGATAGCGTCAAAAGTCAAGGTACAAATTTTCTGATAAAACAAAACAAGGCAAAGCTCGTTGAAAATGTTGAAGATATAATAGAAGAAATTCGTCCTTTGATCCAGCCGATTCTGAAATCTGAACCTCCCAAGCCAAAAGTTGAATTAAATGTTTTTGAAGCAAAGATTCTTGATGTTTTATCTTCAACAGAGCCGATGCATGTTGATAAAATTGCGGAACTTTCAGGATTATCTGTAACTGATACGCTTGTTCACTTGCTATCGCTTGAATTCAAAGATTTGGTTCGGCAGCTTCCCGGCAAATTGTTTATAAAAAATTTAAATTAA
- the dacB gene encoding D-alanyl-D-alanine carboxypeptidase/D-alanyl-D-alanine-endopeptidase, with protein MGKKLIILPVLIYFFSCASAQKVIEAKPEEIPKEIIYYEDTALNLLKSELDEIFNNPAFSNAHWGVIIQSLETGEYIYRLNEHKNFIPASNIKLFTSAVALLKLGPEFKYKTYLYTDGEIKNGILYGNIFVRGSGDPTISGRFTNGDITKTFRDWADSLLKLGIREVQGNIIGDDNYFDDQYMGTGWAWDDETYWYSAHISALSFNDNCVDLEILPGRRIGDPAIIRVNPNTSYVQIKNQLITAHPDSSNKIDFFRLPGTNIINIFGRISLRSNPRRESISVHNPTLYTVTVLKEVFESKGIKITGSVADIDDTFLNPDYEKMKVLASYESPPLSEIIKVINKRSQNFYAEQVFRTLGKIFGGEGSTQKSVEVMKSTLAQIGIPPDLISIYDGSGLSRLNLVTPFQVLTLLNYMYRHEYFAFFYESLPIAGVDGTLETRMRRTKAQGNVRAKTGYVQYARALSGYVKTKDGEMLSFSMITNNYLIPTSTANMIQDIVCQRLAEFSRRK; from the coding sequence ATGGGCAAAAAGTTAATTATTTTACCTGTTCTAATTTACTTTTTTTCTTGCGCATCCGCACAAAAAGTCATTGAGGCAAAACCTGAAGAAATCCCAAAGGAAATCATTTATTATGAAGATACAGCGTTAAATTTATTAAAAAGCGAACTTGATGAAATTTTCAATAATCCCGCCTTTTCTAATGCACATTGGGGAGTTATAATTCAATCCCTTGAAACTGGCGAATATATATACCGACTTAATGAACATAAAAATTTCATACCTGCGTCAAATATAAAATTATTTACAAGCGCAGTTGCCTTGCTCAAACTTGGTCCAGAGTTTAAATATAAAACCTATCTTTACACCGATGGCGAGATAAAAAATGGAATTCTATATGGCAATATATTTGTCCGAGGAAGTGGCGATCCTACGATCTCAGGTAGATTTACAAACGGAGATATAACAAAAACTTTCAGAGACTGGGCAGATAGCTTGCTTAAGTTGGGAATAAGAGAAGTTCAAGGAAACATAATCGGGGATGACAATTATTTTGATGATCAATACATGGGGACTGGTTGGGCGTGGGACGATGAAACATATTGGTATTCTGCTCATATCAGCGCATTATCTTTCAATGACAATTGCGTTGATCTTGAAATTTTACCTGGTAGAAGGATCGGTGATCCAGCGATCATTAGAGTAAATCCAAACACAAGTTATGTTCAGATAAAAAATCAGCTCATAACAGCTCATCCAGACAGTTCAAACAAAATTGACTTTTTCAGACTACCTGGAACAAATATAATTAACATCTTCGGCAGGATAAGCTTAAGATCAAATCCGCGCAGGGAATCCATAAGTGTCCACAATCCGACTCTTTACACAGTAACGGTTTTAAAAGAAGTTTTTGAATCAAAAGGAATAAAAATTACAGGTTCTGTCGCTGACATAGATGACACATTTTTAAATCCAGATTACGAGAAGATGAAAGTTCTTGCTTCTTATGAATCCCCGCCATTGAGCGAAATTATAAAAGTAATAAATAAACGAAGCCAAAACTTTTATGCTGAACAAGTTTTCAGAACTCTTGGCAAAATTTTCGGCGGAGAAGGTTCAACGCAGAAATCTGTTGAAGTTATGAAAAGCACGCTTGCTCAAATCGGCATTCCTCCAGATCTAATTTCAATTTATGATGGCTCTGGGCTTTCAAGATTAAACCTAGTCACTCCTTTTCAAGTTTTAACGCTTCTAAACTATATGTATAGACACGAATATTTCGCTTTCTTTTATGAATCATTACCAATTGCTGGTGTTGATGGAACACTTGAGACCAGAATGAGAAGGACAAAGGCACAAGGGAATGTGCGGGCGAAAACTGGTTATGTTCAATATGCAAGGGCTCTTTCAGGTTATGTTAAAACAAAAGATGGTGAAATGTTATCTTTCTCAATGATCACAAATAATTACTTAATTCCCACATCCACTGCGAACATGATTCAAGATATCGTATGTCAAAGGTTAGCTGAATTTTCAAGAAGAAAATAA
- a CDS encoding PAS domain S-box protein, with protein MKQKNLNIILSVVLVLFLLSMFGLGFYLYKQTEKEIVDILGKQQILISKQIQKAVESYFQSRAQGLKALSSFESIIKRIPEKIKDDVNSYYQHLKSYYVPAISVFDEKGRVIYSTSKEAIGKDYSSYDFWKKLERSYKDSLFFVPIVEPDSLMNLLYKKPFSLAISSVHINGKFLGAVAYTIEIDSLISSLVKSFDSEVKFLDIWIMSGDKILSFHSSHPEMVLRRAQFSESKCYNCHISFGYVDTMLVKESGMIRYKLKNYPEKLAGFSQLKVGSESFIFVVAVPFGEVLKIARVNLEIVYLLLGLAMLILVVYGFLFLRNLREIIRAEEREKQREEREKIQKLYTLLFQNSNDGIYILDLENRRFIEVNKRFQEMFGYTLDELRELDFINLVAPESRILIEERTQKIARGGPALQRYTFTALAKDGKKFEVEASVSYVRFGKKMYMLGICRDISEILRQKELYQNLFDNLPVGVVIHQDGKIVKCNKTAVRACGAESENDLIGKPVLNFVHPDFVEIAKERIRRIIEYGEEVPPVEEKLICPDGRVIDVEIRSSRIIWEGKPAVQVVVSDITEIKRLHRELMQRYSDEQKLKSRFEAILKNISDGVLYQNEQGIIEFVNEEFCKIAGYRSPDELIGKTFDEFLEKFKELLEDLKEIDKIKGWVRDREFVKYDELKLKNGRIIERTGIPVFDLNGRYIGRLSLARDITERKQKEKQILELQKFEVLGHLSSGIAHDFNNVLGIISGMLEIIRIKTSDKNIIGYLDSALSAVQRGAEIARRLLQFSKRKIEEFKPISVKNLVLDCVKILEHTVPKSIQIKTDIADDSIIYGSYGDLQQVILNLAINAKDAMPSGGDLTITVNSIDKSFIEKKFGKVVSDSYVMIAVSDTGVGISDELKEKIFEPFFTTKEPGKGTGLGLAIVKNIVSIHGGYVDFESVVGKGTTFFVYLPVQFKGGEETKTYRGEEKMQKVEKIGEGYKALVVEDEENLRIIMKDYLEILGFSVIEATDGVEGLKKFEENKDIKIVFVDYGLPRMMGDELIRRINQISNDVKSVLVTGFVDIGDDVKRSLPSGTRFLKKPYNLTQVEEVVKEFLNM; from the coding sequence ATGAAGCAGAAAAATCTAAACATAATTTTATCTGTTGTCCTCGTTCTGTTTTTACTTTCTATGTTTGGGCTTGGGTTTTACCTGTATAAGCAAACTGAAAAAGAGATCGTGGATATATTAGGAAAACAGCAAATTTTGATATCAAAGCAAATTCAGAAAGCGGTTGAATCATATTTTCAATCCAGAGCTCAAGGACTAAAAGCTTTGTCATCTTTTGAGTCAATCATAAAAAGAATCCCCGAAAAAATAAAGGACGATGTAAACTCTTATTATCAACATCTAAAGTCGTATTATGTCCCCGCAATTTCTGTTTTTGATGAAAAAGGCAGGGTTATTTATTCAACTTCCAAAGAGGCAATCGGGAAGGATTATAGTTCTTATGACTTTTGGAAAAAGTTGGAGCGATCGTATAAAGATAGTTTATTTTTTGTTCCAATAGTTGAGCCAGATAGTTTGATGAACCTTTTGTATAAAAAACCTTTTTCTTTGGCTATCTCGTCTGTTCATATTAATGGTAAGTTTCTCGGAGCGGTTGCATACACGATTGAAATTGATTCACTTATAAGTTCACTTGTAAAATCTTTTGACTCCGAAGTTAAGTTTTTAGACATATGGATTATGTCTGGGGATAAAATTTTAAGTTTTCATTCCTCGCATCCTGAAATGGTTTTAAGGCGTGCTCAATTTAGTGAGAGCAAATGTTACAATTGCCATATTTCTTTTGGATATGTTGATACTATGCTTGTTAAGGAATCGGGGATGATAAGATATAAATTGAAGAATTACCCAGAGAAGCTCGCTGGTTTTTCTCAGCTTAAAGTAGGCAGCGAAAGCTTTATTTTCGTTGTAGCGGTTCCTTTTGGTGAGGTTTTGAAAATAGCAAGAGTGAATTTGGAAATTGTATATTTGCTTCTTGGATTGGCAATGCTTATTCTTGTAGTCTATGGATTTTTATTTTTGAGGAATTTACGGGAAATAATTCGGGCAGAGGAGAGAGAAAAACAAAGGGAAGAAAGGGAAAAGATCCAGAAACTTTACACTTTACTTTTCCAAAATTCAAACGATGGCATTTACATACTTGATCTTGAGAACAGAAGATTTATTGAAGTTAATAAACGATTTCAGGAAATGTTTGGTTACACGCTTGATGAGTTAAGAGAGCTTGATTTTATTAACCTCGTGGCTCCTGAATCAAGAATTTTGATTGAAGAGAGAACTCAGAAAATAGCTCGTGGCGGTCCAGCCCTGCAAAGATACACATTTACAGCACTTGCGAAAGATGGTAAAAAATTTGAGGTTGAGGCAAGCGTTAGTTATGTGCGATTTGGAAAGAAAATGTATATGCTTGGAATCTGTAGAGATATAAGTGAGATTTTGAGACAGAAGGAACTTTACCAGAATTTGTTTGATAATTTACCGGTTGGCGTCGTCATACATCAAGATGGAAAAATTGTTAAATGTAATAAAACAGCAGTTCGCGCTTGCGGTGCTGAATCGGAAAACGATTTGATTGGGAAACCTGTTCTTAATTTTGTTCATCCGGATTTTGTTGAAATTGCAAAGGAGCGAATAAGAAGAATCATAGAATATGGTGAAGAGGTTCCACCTGTTGAAGAGAAGTTGATTTGTCCTGATGGTAGAGTTATTGATGTTGAGATAAGATCATCAAGGATAATTTGGGAAGGAAAGCCAGCGGTTCAGGTCGTTGTCTCAGATATTACGGAAATCAAGCGACTTCATAGGGAATTGATGCAGAGATACTCCGATGAACAGAAATTAAAATCAAGGTTTGAAGCAATTCTGAAAAATATCTCTGATGGAGTTTTGTATCAAAATGAGCAGGGGATAATTGAGTTCGTAAATGAAGAATTTTGTAAAATCGCAGGTTACAGGTCTCCTGATGAGCTGATCGGAAAGACATTTGATGAATTTCTTGAAAAATTTAAGGAGTTACTTGAAGATTTGAAAGAGATAGATAAAATAAAAGGTTGGGTGAGAGATAGAGAATTTGTCAAGTATGATGAATTGAAGTTGAAAAATGGGCGAATAATTGAGCGTACTGGGATTCCAGTTTTTGATCTGAACGGAAGGTATATCGGGCGTTTGTCCTTGGCAAGGGATATAACCGAAAGAAAGCAAAAAGAAAAACAGATCCTTGAACTTCAAAAGTTTGAAGTTCTCGGACATCTTTCAAGTGGAATTGCACATGATTTTAACAATGTGCTTGGAATTATAAGTGGAATGCTTGAGATCATAAGGATTAAGACCTCAGATAAAAATATAATTGGTTATCTTGATTCGGCTCTTTCCGCAGTTCAAAGAGGCGCTGAAATAGCGAGACGACTCTTGCAATTTTCAAAAAGAAAAATTGAGGAGTTCAAACCTATCTCTGTTAAAAATCTCGTTCTTGATTGTGTCAAGATACTTGAGCATACTGTTCCGAAAAGTATCCAAATAAAAACAGATATTGCTGATGATTCTATTATTTATGGTTCCTATGGCGATTTACAGCAGGTAATTTTAAATCTTGCTATAAATGCAAAAGATGCTATGCCATCTGGTGGTGATTTGACAATTACCGTTAATTCAATAGATAAAAGTTTCATTGAGAAGAAATTTGGAAAAGTTGTTTCCGATTCTTATGTTATGATTGCGGTTTCTGATACAGGAGTTGGAATTAGCGATGAACTGAAAGAGAAAATCTTTGAACCATTTTTCACAACGAAGGAACCAGGTAAAGGTACGGGATTGGGGCTTGCGATTGTTAAAAACATAGTGTCAATTCACGGAGGTTATGTTGATTTTGAAAGTGTAGTTGGCAAAGGAACAACATTTTTTGTTTATCTCCCGGTTCAGTTTAAGGGAGGAGAAGAAACTAAAACATATCGGGGAGAGGAGAAAATGCAAAAAGTAGAAAAAATAGGGGAGGGTTATAAAGCGCTTGTCGTTGAGGATGAGGAAAATTTGAGAATTATTATGAAGGATTACCTTGAAATTTTAGGATTTAGTGTGATTGAGGCTACCGATGGGGTTGAAGGGCTAAAGAAATTTGAAGAAAACAAAGATATTAAAATTGTTTTCGTTGACTATGGATTACCGAGGATGATGGGAGATGAGTTAATAAGGAGAATAAATCAAATTTCAAATGATGTGAAGTCAGTTCTCGTAACTGGTTTTGTTGATATTGGGGATGATGTGAAGCGCTCGCTCCCATCGGGGACGAGGTTTTTAAAGAAACCATATAACTTAACCCAAGTTGAGGAAGTTGTGAAAGAATTTTTGAACATGTGA
- a CDS encoding EutN/CcmL family microcompartment protein: protein MILAKVTGTIVATQKNEKLKPYKILVIQPIDLKGNFIGRDMLALDMVDAGIGDIVIALQEGTSARQILGKDDVPVHTLVVAVVDGIELIDDEK from the coding sequence TTGATACTTGCGAAAGTAACAGGAACTATCGTTGCAACGCAGAAAAATGAAAAACTGAAACCTTACAAAATCTTGGTAATTCAACCAATTGATTTGAAAGGTAATTTTATCGGCAGGGATATGCTTGCCCTTGATATGGTAGATGCAGGAATCGGTGATATTGTGATAGCTCTTCAAGAAGGAACTTCAGCGAGACAAATTCTCGGAAAGGATGATGTGCCAGTTCATACGCTCGTTGTTGCTGTCGTTGATGGAATTGAACTAATTGATGATGAAAAATGA
- a CDS encoding Spy/CpxP family protein refolding chaperone, giving the protein MKTKIVLIGIALILIATNSFSKILGSEFDFPADDRWRKSITKFYEELKLTDEQKSKLQNIFFEFRKNQAEIVGKLNKARIELQELLYAEKLDRSAIDKKMDEISRYMKELTQNRVNYWINIQQILTPEQRKILKEKFGYWKFGFGPEFRFRDWAKPGRGLKLHRWW; this is encoded by the coding sequence ATGAAAACAAAAATAGTTTTAATAGGAATCGCGTTGATCTTAATCGCAACAAACTCTTTTTCCAAAATACTTGGCTCTGAATTTGATTTCCCTGCCGATGACCGCTGGCGGAAAAGCATCACCAAATTTTATGAAGAACTAAAACTAACAGATGAACAAAAATCTAAACTTCAAAACATATTTTTTGAATTTCGCAAAAATCAAGCGGAAATAGTTGGTAAACTGAACAAAGCAAGAATTGAACTCCAAGAACTGCTCTACGCTGAAAAACTTGATAGATCGGCAATTGACAAAAAGATGGACGAAATTTCCAGATATATGAAAGAGTTGACTCAAAACCGAGTAAATTACTGGATAAATATTCAACAAATTTTGACCCCAGAGCAAAGGAAAATTTTAAAAGAAAAATTTGGTTATTGGAAATTTGGATTTGGACCGGAATTTAGATTTCGCGATTGGGCTAAACCTGGCAGAGGATTAAAATTACATAGATGGTGGTAA